The following proteins come from a genomic window of Salvia hispanica cultivar TCC Black 2014 chromosome 4, UniMelb_Shisp_WGS_1.0, whole genome shotgun sequence:
- the LOC125222811 gene encoding protein FATTY ACID EXPORT 2, chloroplastic-like isoform X1 → MGELLAFSQSALLLLPTSPLRSSRKHPLLTSCSRSSLSVTTPVAHLSKKHSVFPTSRCGQNQCSWRTVAGLVSDSKVPTTFTVDSAGEGIDILPDSGGSDDSIGGAGGNGGGGGGNDGNNGGGGNEDESHEKRRGMSMSQKLTLGYAALVGIGGAMGYLKGGSQKSLIAGGVSASVLLFVYTMLPSNPFLASSVGLLLSASLLGVMGLRFKKSGKIFPTGVVTFVSLVMTGGYMHGILRGLH, encoded by the coding sequence ATGGGAGAACTCTTGGCATTTTCTCAGTCGGCTCTGCTGTTATTACCCACATCTCCACTCCGCTCTTCAAGGAAACATCCTCTTCTCACCAGTTGCAGCCGATCATCACTATCAGTAACTACACCCGTTGCTCACCTGTCAAAAAAGCATAGTGTCTTTCCCACTTCTCGTTGTGGGCAAAACCAATGTTCTTGGAGGACTGTAGCTGGACTCGTCTCGGACTCCAAGGTGCCTACTACCTTTACTGTTGATTCTGCTGGGGAAGGCATTGATATTCTACCGGACTCTGGGGGTTCTGACGACAGCATTGGTGGAGCTGGTGGCAacggtggtggtggaggtggaAATGATGGTAATAACGGAGGCGGGGGGAATGAAGATGAGAGCCATGAGAAAAGGAGAGGCATGTCGATGTCCCAGAAACTTACACTAGGCTACGCTGCATTGGTTGGAATCGGTGGAGCAATGGGATATCTCAAGGGTGGAAGCCAGAAGTCTCTAATCGCGGGTGGAGTGTCAGCATCAGTACTGTTATTCGTCTACACCATGCTTCCGTCAAACCCTTTTCTGGCATCTTCAGTCGGTCTTCTTCTCTCCGCATCTCTTCTTGGAGTGATGGGATTGCGTTTCAAGAAGTCGGGCAAGATCTTTCCAACTGGTGTCGTCACCTTTGTTTCCCTAGTCATGACCGGGGGCTATATGCATGGAATTCTTCGCGGTCTACACTGA